In the Chromatiaceae bacterium genome, one interval contains:
- the hemG gene encoding menaquinone-dependent protoporphyrinogen IX dehydrogenase, whose protein sequence is MASILILYQTTDGHTRSICARIREVLESGGHRVTVVPIETADPAALDRFDRIVVGASIRYGKHARSVYTFIEANVAALDSRPNAFFSVNAVARKPERSTPQSNPYVKRFLTQIPWRPRHVEVFAGKINYPAYGFWDRLIIRLIMKITKGPTDPNAVVEFTDWQQVERFAHRVAAME, encoded by the coding sequence ATGGCGAGTATCCTGATCCTCTATCAGACCACCGATGGTCACACCCGCAGTATCTGCGCGCGTATTCGGGAGGTCCTCGAATCCGGCGGCCACCGCGTCACCGTGGTGCCGATCGAAACCGCAGACCCCGCCGCACTCGATCGCTTCGACAGGATCGTTGTCGGCGCAAGCATCCGCTATGGCAAACACGCCAGGTCTGTGTACACCTTCATCGAGGCCAACGTGGCGGCACTCGACAGCAGGCCGAATGCATTCTTCTCGGTCAACGCGGTGGCGCGCAAACCGGAACGCAGCACGCCGCAATCCAATCCCTACGTCAAACGCTTCCTTACCCAGATCCCATGGCGACCGAGGCATGTCGAGGTGTTTGCCGGCAAGATCAACTACCCGGCCTACGGTTTCTGGGATCGACTGATCATCCGGCTGATCATGAAAATCACGAAGGGGCCTACGGACCCGAACGCTGTCGTCGAGTTCACCGACTGGCAACAGGTCGAGCGCTTCGCGCACCGCGTCGCCGCCATGGAATGA
- a CDS encoding c-type cytochrome has product MPDYLKRLGGLLLAFVGCASHAMEPVKVVLEFEPDPVNGRYLFEICARCHLPEAWGDNEGNYPQLAGQHINVLMKQLLDIRRGHRENPTMLPFVQERTIGGYQNLVDVVVYISTLPMAPRHSQGPWPEGSPEYKEGMKLYQTHCSGCHGVSGEGDNAAYHPRLQGQHFSYMKRQALQVREGLREVAPAMAAILKALSADDLERVLNYISYLPVPKEDLAPSSEWRNPDFE; this is encoded by the coding sequence ATGCCTGATTACCTCAAACGTCTCGGCGGCCTGTTACTCGCGTTTGTCGGCTGTGCCTCGCACGCGATGGAACCCGTCAAGGTGGTGCTGGAGTTCGAGCCCGACCCCGTAAACGGCCGCTACCTGTTCGAGATCTGCGCACGCTGCCACCTCCCCGAGGCCTGGGGCGACAATGAGGGCAATTACCCACAACTCGCCGGTCAGCACATCAACGTGCTGATGAAGCAGCTGCTGGATATCCGTCGGGGTCACCGCGAAAACCCCACCATGCTGCCTTTCGTGCAGGAGCGTACGATCGGCGGCTACCAGAACCTGGTCGACGTGGTGGTATACATATCGACGCTGCCGATGGCTCCGCGTCACTCGCAGGGGCCCTGGCCCGAGGGTAGCCCGGAGTACAAGGAAGGTATGAAGCTCTACCAAACCCACTGCAGCGGCTGCCACGGTGTGTCCGGTGAGGGCGACAACGCCGCCTATCATCCCCGCCTGCAGGGTCAACACTTCAGCTACATGAAACGTCAGGCGCTTCAGGTGCGCGAGGGGCTGCGCGAAGTGGCCCCGGCGATGGCCGCTATTCTCAAGGCGCTCTCCGCCGATGATCTGGAACGGGTGCTGAACTACATCTCCTATCTGCCGGTCCCCAAAGAAGACCTGGCTCCCAGCTCGGAATGGCGCAACCCCGACTTCGAGTAA
- the soxX gene encoding sulfur oxidation c-type cytochrome SoxX: protein MTSTGIATAADPVAPAMPPIEPYCQWEQSDLRIDEPLCGLQGDARRGRAIATDGNRGNCVACHNMPFGDVEAYGTIGPSLAGIGTRYPEGYIRLRVVDTKSFNPVSIMPGYYRDPAKIHRPATAFRGRTFLTAQQVEDVIAFLMTMQ, encoded by the coding sequence ATGACATCGACGGGCATCGCAACCGCCGCCGATCCGGTCGCCCCGGCCATGCCGCCGATCGAACCCTACTGTCAGTGGGAGCAGAGCGACCTCAGGATCGACGAACCCCTGTGCGGTTTGCAGGGCGACGCCAGGCGCGGTCGCGCCATCGCGACCGATGGCAACCGTGGGAACTGTGTCGCCTGCCACAACATGCCTTTCGGCGATGTCGAGGCCTACGGCACCATTGGCCCGTCGCTGGCGGGCATCGGCACACGCTATCCGGAGGGCTACATCCGCTTGCGCGTGGTGGATACCAAGTCCTTCAACCCGGTCTCGATCATGCCCGGCTATTACCGTGATCCGGCCAAGATCCATCGCCCGGCAACGGCATTCCGGGGGCGCACCTTCCTGACGGCCCAGCAGGTCGAGGATGTGATCGCCTTCCTCATGACCATGCAGTGA
- a CDS encoding OFA family MFS transporter, which yields MHAKKTPLNRWFVVVGAVLIQLALGAIYAWSVFTAELTDPAGPYAFSASETAWVFSAGLATFAIVMVLAGRWLPRTGPRPLAVAGGLLLGAGYVLAGLYGSGFWGQLVFIGLIGGAGIGLGYVVPIAVGVKWFPDRKGLITGLAVAGFGFGATIWVKLAGSWFGGLLNTVSLGGLPGPQSVFLIYGVIFATLVLLGSIVMVNPPEDYRPSGWVPSAPRDGNAHGATDYSASEMLRSPQFYVLWTVFMCSALAGLMVIYCIKLFGIDALQHHGILDAGAITGTAMAWYAIFNGIGRIAWGSVSDRIGRKHAIMLMTLLQGATMLMTYHVFITFGMEHGFVVVAALIGFNFGGNFALFPAATADYFGNRNVGTNYGWVFTAYGIAGIAGPLLAGHFKDAAQGAAIPVVWMTPFIIAGTACLVATAIITFSERPKRDPRMLAQHG from the coding sequence ATGCACGCAAAAAAGACACCCCTCAACCGCTGGTTCGTCGTGGTCGGCGCCGTTCTCATCCAACTTGCACTCGGTGCCATCTATGCCTGGTCCGTGTTCACCGCCGAGCTGACTGATCCGGCGGGCCCTTATGCCTTCAGTGCCAGCGAAACGGCCTGGGTCTTTTCCGCGGGGCTCGCGACCTTTGCCATCGTGATGGTCCTCGCGGGGCGCTGGCTGCCGCGCACCGGGCCTCGCCCGCTGGCTGTCGCGGGTGGGCTGCTGCTGGGTGCCGGCTATGTGCTCGCGGGTCTGTACGGCAGCGGGTTCTGGGGCCAGCTGGTTTTCATCGGACTGATCGGCGGCGCAGGCATCGGACTCGGATACGTCGTGCCGATCGCGGTCGGCGTCAAATGGTTCCCGGATCGCAAGGGGTTGATCACCGGCCTGGCCGTGGCCGGGTTCGGCTTCGGCGCGACGATCTGGGTGAAGTTGGCGGGTTCATGGTTCGGCGGCCTGCTGAACACGGTCAGCCTGGGCGGATTGCCGGGCCCGCAGAGTGTTTTCCTGATCTACGGTGTGATCTTCGCAACGTTGGTGCTGCTTGGCAGCATCGTGATGGTGAATCCGCCGGAAGACTACCGGCCCTCGGGTTGGGTGCCATCGGCGCCCAGGGACGGAAACGCGCATGGGGCGACCGACTACAGCGCCAGCGAGATGTTGCGCTCGCCGCAGTTCTACGTGCTTTGGACGGTCTTCATGTGCTCGGCACTGGCCGGGCTGATGGTGATCTATTGCATCAAGCTGTTCGGCATCGACGCCCTGCAGCACCACGGCATCCTCGATGCCGGTGCAATCACCGGTACCGCGATGGCGTGGTACGCGATCTTCAACGGTATTGGGCGTATCGCCTGGGGCAGCGTTTCCGACCGCATCGGGCGCAAACACGCGATCATGCTGATGACCCTGCTTCAAGGTGCGACCATGCTGATGACCTATCACGTGTTCATCACGTTCGGCATGGAACACGGATTCGTCGTCGTCGCGGCGCTGATCGGTTTCAATTTCGGCGGCAATTTTGCGCTTTTTCCCGCCGCCACGGCCGATTACTTCGGTAATCGCAACGTGGGTACCAACTATGGCTGGGTCTTCACGGCCTACGGCATCGCCGGCATCGCCGGGCCATTGCTGGCGGGCCATTTCAAGGATGCAGCGCAGGGGGCGGCCATACCCGTCGTATGGATGACGCCCTTCATCATTGCCGGTACCGCCTGCCTCGTCGCAACCGCGATCATTACGTTCTCGGAACGTCCGAAACGCGACCCACGGATGCTGGCCCAGCATGGCTGA
- a CDS encoding DMT family transporter: protein MRYPIVAALASALLFGLSTPVAKILVSEVPPVALAGLLYLGSGAGLLAWRFARSRLFLRPAAHEVPLARADWPWLAGAILAGGVVSPILLLSGLERTSGATASLLLNLEGVFTALLAWFVFHENVDRRIAIGFTLIAGGGMLLSWEGAPEGGLPLGALAIIAACLGWAIDNNLTQRVSASDPGQIAGIKGLVAGSVNLLLAVSTGWQPASTAALVAAPVLGLFGYGISLALFVWSLRHLGTARTGAYFSVAPFFGAALALLILAERPGSAFWLATVMMMIGVWLHVTERHSHIHHHEHLVHAHVHRHDEHHQHEHGDSWDGTEPHTHEHAHEPLVHAHPHYPDLHHRHRH from the coding sequence ATGCGCTACCCGATCGTCGCTGCCCTCGCATCAGCATTGCTTTTTGGTCTCAGCACGCCGGTGGCGAAGATCCTTGTGTCCGAAGTACCCCCGGTCGCGCTGGCAGGACTGCTTTACCTCGGGTCCGGTGCTGGATTGTTGGCCTGGCGGTTTGCACGCAGCCGCCTGTTTCTGCGCCCGGCTGCGCACGAGGTACCGCTTGCGCGCGCCGACTGGCCCTGGTTGGCGGGCGCGATTCTCGCCGGCGGCGTCGTTTCTCCGATATTGCTGCTGTCGGGACTCGAACGGACATCCGGGGCCACGGCGTCGCTGCTGCTCAATCTGGAAGGTGTCTTCACCGCCCTGCTCGCCTGGTTCGTTTTTCACGAGAATGTCGACAGGCGTATCGCGATCGGCTTCACCCTGATCGCCGGCGGGGGCATGCTGCTCTCGTGGGAGGGCGCACCCGAGGGCGGGCTACCACTTGGCGCCCTGGCAATCATCGCGGCCTGTCTGGGTTGGGCTATCGACAACAACCTCACGCAGCGGGTATCTGCCAGCGATCCGGGGCAGATTGCAGGGATCAAGGGACTGGTGGCTGGCAGCGTCAACCTGTTGCTTGCCGTGTCGACCGGTTGGCAGCCCGCGTCCACGGCGGCGTTGGTAGCCGCCCCCGTCCTGGGGCTGTTCGGCTATGGAATCAGCCTCGCGCTGTTCGTCTGGAGCCTGCGCCATCTGGGCACCGCAAGGACCGGCGCATACTTCTCGGTCGCACCTTTTTTCGGCGCAGCCCTGGCATTGCTCATCCTTGCCGAGCGACCCGGCTCAGCCTTCTGGTTGGCCACCGTCATGATGATGATCGGCGTCTGGCTCCACGTCACCGAGCGTCACAGCCATATTCACCACCACGAACATCTCGTTCATGCCCACGTGCACCGGCACGACGAACACCACCAGCACGAGCACGGTGACTCATGGGATGGAACGGAGCCCCATACCCATGAGCACGCCCACGAACCCCTCGTCCACGCACATCCACACTATCCTGATCTGCACCATCGTCACCGCCACTGA
- the ald gene encoding alanine dehydrogenase: MKVGLVKEIKDKENRVGLTPDGVRALVGDGHRVFVERAAGTGSGFGDDEYVQAGGELVSTSQAWDNDLVVKVKEPQQVEYPYLRDQILFTYLHLAGTTPVLTRTLLDRRTTAIAYETVEDDHGGLPLLAPMSGVAGNMAVTVGGFYLAASNGGKGMLLGEVMGRSYGKVVVLGDGTVGRHAAHAAAGIGADVVVIGRHPEREARLRQQLASTLRYVESGRDAIAEQLRDADLVVGGVLIRGAKAPRLVTSAMVEAMQPGSVIVDVSIDQGGCVETSHPTTHSDPVYQVFGVTHYCVANMPGAYPRTSTLALTEATLPYVRRLAGQGIDALRNDAAFARGVNTCAGQVTCSAVAEDLSMQADYRAFADIP, from the coding sequence ATGAAGGTCGGACTCGTCAAAGAGATCAAGGACAAGGAAAATCGGGTCGGTCTGACCCCCGACGGTGTGCGCGCCCTGGTCGGCGACGGCCATCGGGTCTTCGTCGAGCGCGCAGCGGGAACGGGCTCCGGGTTTGGCGACGACGAATACGTCCAGGCCGGCGGCGAACTCGTGTCCACCTCACAGGCCTGGGACAACGACCTCGTCGTCAAGGTGAAGGAGCCGCAGCAGGTCGAGTATCCCTATCTGCGCGATCAGATATTGTTCACCTACCTGCATCTGGCCGGCACGACGCCGGTGCTGACCCGTACGCTGCTCGATCGGCGGACCACGGCGATCGCCTACGAGACCGTCGAGGACGACCATGGCGGCCTGCCGCTGCTGGCACCGATGAGCGGTGTGGCCGGCAACATGGCGGTTACGGTCGGTGGTTTTTATCTGGCTGCGTCGAACGGTGGCAAAGGTATGTTGCTCGGCGAGGTCATGGGGCGCTCCTACGGCAAGGTGGTCGTGCTCGGCGATGGCACCGTCGGTCGGCATGCGGCGCACGCGGCCGCGGGCATCGGCGCCGATGTCGTCGTGATCGGCCGCCATCCGGAGCGGGAAGCGAGACTGCGGCAGCAGCTTGCTTCGACGCTGCGCTATGTCGAGTCGGGTAGGGATGCGATCGCCGAACAGCTGCGCGATGCCGATCTCGTCGTTGGCGGGGTCCTGATCCGTGGTGCCAAAGCCCCCAGGCTGGTGACATCGGCGATGGTCGAGGCCATGCAGCCCGGCTCGGTGATCGTCGACGTCAGTATCGATCAGGGTGGCTGTGTCGAGACGTCACACCCGACCACGCACTCCGATCCGGTGTATCAGGTGTTCGGCGTGACCCACTACTGCGTCGCGAACATGCCGGGGGCCTATCCTCGCACCTCGACGCTGGCCCTGACCGAAGCGACGCTCCCGTATGTCCGGCGCCTGGCCGGTCAGGGTATCGATGCACTGCGCAACGACGCCGCCTTCGCCCGCGGTGTGAACACCTGTGCCGGGCAAGTCACCTGCAGCGCGGTCGCCGAAGACCTTTCGATGCAGGCGGACTACCGCGCATTCGCGGATATCCCCTGA
- the soxA gene encoding sulfur oxidation c-type cytochrome SoxA, translating into MNVKVLMIVSLLGVAPARSVTAEPLSGYAFIKDETRAMQDDDFANPGLIAVETGAKLFNTAFSASGESCADCHGEAGEKLDVQRIAAYPVYDADNRKIVSLQGRIAACRSRIADDTLPVNHPDLIALETFVRNRAKGVPVSVDTKGAEIEDLLKRGEALYRTRYGLIDMSCHVCHTVYAGQYVRGQKISQGQTNGFPAYRLGPGEMASLNLRITQCMDLMRAEPFPSDSEEMRLLEYYLSARSNGLPIETPAVRY; encoded by the coding sequence ATGAACGTCAAGGTACTGATGATTGTCAGTCTGCTCGGCGTAGCGCCGGCCCGGTCCGTGACCGCCGAACCGTTGTCGGGTTATGCGTTCATCAAGGACGAAACCCGCGCCATGCAGGATGACGACTTCGCCAACCCCGGACTGATCGCCGTGGAGACCGGAGCGAAACTGTTCAACACGGCCTTCAGCGCAAGCGGCGAGTCCTGTGCGGACTGTCATGGCGAGGCCGGCGAGAAACTGGACGTGCAGCGGATCGCTGCCTACCCGGTCTACGATGCCGACAACAGGAAGATCGTCTCGCTCCAGGGCCGCATCGCCGCGTGCCGATCGCGTATCGCAGACGATACCCTGCCGGTGAATCATCCCGACCTGATCGCGCTGGAGACCTTTGTCCGGAATCGCGCCAAGGGTGTACCTGTGAGCGTGGATACAAAAGGCGCCGAGATCGAAGACCTGCTCAAGCGTGGGGAAGCGCTCTATCGGACGCGCTACGGACTGATCGACATGTCTTGCCATGTCTGTCACACGGTCTACGCCGGGCAATACGTGCGAGGCCAGAAGATCTCTCAAGGGCAGACCAATGGCTTTCCCGCCTATCGGCTCGGACCGGGCGAGATGGCCAGCCTGAATCTGCGGATCACCCAGTGCATGGACCTGATGCGTGCCGAGCCCTTCCCCTCGGATTCCGAGGAGATGCGGTTACTGGAGTACTACCTGAGCGCCCGCTCCAATGGCCTGCCCATTGAAACGCCCGCCGTGCGTTACTGA
- a CDS encoding NAD(P)/FAD-dependent oxidoreductase, translating into MTEEKHFTRRRFLQFTGLSLAASGAGSVARAQEAAPVGDCPPAFAKLLREAPLPRPKGARVVIVGGGWSGLTIAKYLKRHNPAFDVLLIDKHPSFVSFPLSNSWLADQIQLDFLSHSFFDAANNHDYHFLQATVLGVDRAARKVYTDAGHIAYQYLVLAPGIDYDYARIGVDDPEQQELLFQRYPGGFVSASELLTIKHKIEGFKGGTFLLNVPNGDYRCTAAPYERACMLAAVFKKRRVRAKIVLLDMNTGIKIEKNGFHRAFDELYKDFIEYLPSSEISGVDLDNKTLSTEFDEYPFDDAIVYPPIRASRLIEEAGIANPESPQKAANTDPFRYHVVGDEHVYVTGDSRGQPFSKGGHTAHSEGRYVAEVIAGHALGKDVAWRSPQTMCFSSVDIDPLQAMSIITYYRFNTQTRLFDFDRTHMIETWDVQGGQASLAWAEGMYRDLFYR; encoded by the coding sequence ATGACCGAAGAAAAACACTTCACCCGACGGCGCTTCCTGCAGTTCACCGGGCTGTCCCTGGCCGCGAGCGGCGCGGGCTCCGTCGCTAGGGCGCAAGAAGCGGCCCCCGTCGGCGATTGCCCCCCAGCATTTGCCAAGCTGCTGCGCGAGGCGCCGTTACCGCGTCCCAAGGGCGCGCGCGTGGTGATCGTCGGGGGCGGCTGGTCGGGGCTGACCATTGCCAAGTATCTCAAGCGCCACAATCCCGCCTTCGACGTGCTGCTGATCGACAAGCATCCGTCGTTCGTCTCGTTTCCTCTGAGCAATTCATGGCTGGCGGACCAGATCCAACTGGACTTTCTGAGTCACAGTTTCTTCGATGCCGCCAACAACCATGACTACCATTTCCTGCAGGCCACGGTGCTCGGCGTCGACCGCGCAGCACGCAAGGTGTACACCGATGCCGGTCATATCGCCTACCAGTACCTGGTGCTCGCCCCCGGCATCGATTACGACTACGCGCGTATCGGTGTCGACGATCCGGAACAGCAGGAGCTGCTGTTCCAGCGCTACCCCGGGGGCTTCGTGAGCGCCTCCGAGCTGCTGACGATCAAGCACAAGATCGAGGGCTTCAAGGGTGGCACCTTCCTGCTCAACGTGCCCAACGGCGACTACCGCTGCACTGCGGCCCCGTATGAGCGGGCCTGCATGCTGGCCGCGGTGTTCAAGAAGCGACGGGTCAGGGCCAAGATTGTGCTGCTCGACATGAATACCGGTATCAAGATAGAGAAGAACGGCTTCCACCGTGCCTTCGATGAGTTGTACAAGGACTTCATCGAGTACCTGCCGAGCTCGGAGATATCGGGTGTCGATCTGGACAACAAGACGCTGTCCACCGAGTTTGATGAATATCCGTTCGACGACGCGATCGTCTACCCGCCGATACGCGCCTCGCGCCTGATCGAGGAGGCCGGCATCGCGAACCCGGAGAGTCCGCAGAAAGCCGCGAACACCGACCCGTTTCGCTACCATGTGGTCGGGGACGAGCACGTCTACGTCACCGGTGACTCACGCGGCCAACCCTTTTCCAAGGGCGGACACACGGCTCATTCCGAGGGCAGGTACGTGGCGGAGGTGATCGCCGGTCACGCACTGGGCAAGGATGTCGCATGGCGTAGCCCGCAGACGATGTGCTTTTCCTCGGTCGACATCGACCCGCTGCAGGCGATGAGCATCATCACCTACTACAGGTTCAACACGCAGACCCGGCTGTTCGATTTCGACCGTACCCACATGATCGAGACCTGGGATGTCCAGGGTGGCCAGGCCAGTCTGGCCTGGGCCGAGGGTATGTATCGCGACCTGTTCTACCGTTGA